In the genome of Osmerus mordax isolate fOsmMor3 chromosome 10, fOsmMor3.pri, whole genome shotgun sequence, the window CTCAGAGCCTGTGGTCAAGCAGAAGAATGAGAAGGACAAGCTGAAAGAGCTGTTCCCAGCTTTGTGCAGACCAAATGAGCCGATTCCTAAGGTATGTTAACTTGATAGATTTAATTTACTTGAATCTTTGTCTGTATACATATGTAAAACATCTGTTATAGCCTGTTATTTTACCAACCCTTCCCAGGGCATgctagatgatgatgatgtcaaaATAGCAGCAGATGTCATGAAGGAGTTGGAGATGTTCATGCCAAGTGTCAGTGGAAGTGACTCAAAAAGCAAGAGCAAGTAAGGAGATCTACACAACATACATTCAGTTTCGCAATATGGTTTAGTTCTAGGATGGACAAAGCTATGTGTAACCTGAGATTTGTAATGTTGGTTCATTGGTGGATGGGGGCCATTTTGCCATAGTGAGTGATTagatagaagtaataaacagtagtACTTTATaccttggtaaaaaaaaacagtagTCAGTGGATGACATTTTCAATGGTCTTGTTTACAAAATATCTTCAACCTTTAGATCTGACCGGAAGAGGCGCCACAGCAGAAGCAGAAGCCGTAGCAAGGACCGGGACAGAGACCGGCGTAGACGCCACCGCTCCCGCTCGCGCTCCAGGTCCCGTTCTAGGGACCACACCCGccacagagacagggacagggacagggagagagaccgggACCGAGACCACAGCAAGAAGCACTCGTCTCGCTGGGCTGACCGCACCCCTAGCCCCCGTAGAGACAGAGACCGAGATGTGGACAAGCACTCTGAAGACCGCTGGAAGGACAAACATGTCGACCGACCGCCTCCGGAGGAGCCTTCTGTGGGGGACATCTACAACGGCAAAATCACCAGCATCATGCAGTTTGGCTGCTTCGTGCAGCTGGAGGGCCTGAGGTCAGTAGACCTGGATCATCATACCTTACGACGAGTTCAATCACATCATTTTACACAGTTTCCGCAATTTTGAATTGATAGTTGAAGTCCAATGTTGATGTGATTCTGCTGTTATGCTGCTGTAGAAAGCGCTGGGAGGGATTGGTTCACATCTCCGAGCTGCGCAGAGAGGGACGCGTGGCCAACGTGGCCGATGTTGTCACCAAAGGTCAGAGGGTCAAGATTAAAGTGTTGTCTTTCACCGGGTCCAAGACCAGCCTCAGCATGAAGGTAAGACCACAAGCATGAGGTTGACACTGTTTTGAGGGGTTGCAGACGTTACCATGTATATTGAAGTATGACTTTGGGACTTACAGATTTCATGCTAACACAATCTTTCAATTGTCCTTGCCAGGATGTTGACCAGGAAACCGGGGAGGATCTGAACcccaacaggaggaggaacactgGCCCTGACGGCCACGAGGAGACGGCCATGAGGAACCCTGACCGTCCCTCCAACCTCAACCTCGGCCACGCCCCCGAGGTGGAGGACGACACTTTGGAGCGCAAGAGACTCACCAAAATATCAGACCCGGAGAAATGGGAGATTAAACAGGTGTGTGTCGACACCAGATCACGACTGCACTTTGGCTCGTATAATGTGATGCCATtttactccctctcttcattccATCCTCAGATGATTGCTGCAAACGTTCTGTCTAAAGAGGAGTTCCCAGACTTTGACGAAGAGACTGGTATCCTTCCCAAAGTCGACGATGAAGAAGGTAAAACTGAACATATGTTTCTTTCGGTTCAGTAGTTTTCATGTACATGCCATGCATTTTTATTGGAGAAGGCTTTTTTAACGTACTACTTGAGGTGACCATAATGCTTCTTCCTCGTCTCAGATGAAGATCTGGAGATTGAGCTGGTGGAGGAAGAGCCTCCGTTCCTGCGAGGACACACCAAACAGAGCATGGACATGAGCCCTGTCAAGATCGTAAAAGTATGTATCCGTGCCCTGATCATAACCACCTTCTTCTGAACGATGCTGTTTCCTTTAAATGTGTGCTCAATCTACTGCTACTGCCTGCAGAATACTTAGCACTTGGCACTCTACGTCCAGCTCCCTAATTCATCCCTCCGTTTATTAGAATCCGGACGGTTCGCTGTCCCAGGCTGCCATGATGCAGAGTGCTCTggcgaaggagaggagggaggtgaagcaggcccagagggaggctgagaTGGACTCTATCCCCATGGGCCTCAACAAGCACTGGGTCGACCCTCTGCCTGATGGTGAGGGCTTGGACCACGTGTGCACGTTAAGTGGACATTAAGTTGTAAACCCTTGATGCTGATGTTCAAAAAGCCTAACCGATAAGTGCAATGTTTCAGTACTGACCTTTTTTAGCATGCCCCTCCGCAAAAGCTACTCATGAAAATCAAAACAGGCGGATTCAAGACTTCCTCTATGGTAACAGGAGCCCTGAGGGTGACCAGGGCTGGAGACGGTTATCGTGTTTCCTCCAGCCCCCTCAAAGGCCGGATAGAGGGGGTGACCGTAGCTGCAAGTCTGTTCTGCACGGCCTGAGGGGGCCTGGGCTGCTTGTGGGGGAGGCATGGTTCCTGCCAGACCACGAGAGACGGGCTGACTCACCATTTATCCGAAGGGGGGGTTAACGTCATGCCAGTCCATCTCAATTAAAAACACTTTCCTTCTTACAGTTGACGGGAGACAAATCGCAGCCAACATGAGAGGCATTGGCATGATGCCCAATGATATTCCAGAGTGGAAGAAACATGCCTTTGGGGGCAACAAGGCCTCGTACGGAAAGAAGACTCAGCTCTCCatcctggagcagagagagagcctgccCATCTACAAGCTCAAGGAGCAGTTAATCCAGGTCGGTGCAGCTAGCTTCAATCAAAACATGCTACGACTGTTACTTAAAGGgtgatatacatatatatataaatatatacacgtTGACCATTTATTTTTGCTCTTCTTCCATCGCAGGCTGTTCATGACAACCAGATCCTGATCGTTATTGGAGAGACAGGTTCTGGAAAAACCACCCAGatcactcagtatctggctgagGCCGGCTACACAACACGGGGGAAGATCGGCTGCACTCAGCCCCGTCGTGTAGCGGCCATGTCTGTGGCCAAGAGAGTCTCTGAAGAGTACGGTTGCTGTCTGGGCCAGGAGGTCAGTGTTGTTTCCAGTGTTTTTCTTTTGACAGTTCATGGAAAACGCCTGGCCACAGCACACAATGACTAAGATTTACGGACGTCTTCGCCTGTGTCTATCCACTGCAGGTGGGGTACACTATTCGATTTGAAGACTGCACCAGCCCCGAGACTGTCATCAAGTACATGACAGACGGTATGCTGTTGAGGGAGTGTCTCATCGACCCAGATTTGGGCCAGTATGCCATCATCATGTTGGACGAGGCCCACGAGAGGACCATCCACACTGACGTGCTCTTCGGCCTGCTGAAGAAGGTAAGGCACGGTTCCCCCGGCAGAGGAACACCTCCCCTTCATTGGGTCCTCTGGGGTCTGCTGAACGAATACAtgtaacagggagtcaggtggctgagcggttagggaatcgggctagtaatcagaaggttgccggttcgattccccgccagacataatgacgctgtgtccttgggcaaggcacttcatcctacttgcctcgggggaatgtccctgtacttactgtaagtcactctggataagagcgtctgctaaatgtgacACGATgattcttctcttctctcagaCGGTGATGAAGCGCAAAGACATGAAGCTCATTGTGACTTCGGCAACACTGGATGCCGTGAAGTTCTCCCAGTACTTCTACGAAGCACCCATCTTCACAATCCCTGGCAGAACCTACCCAGTGGAGGTTCTTTACACCAAAGAGCCCGAGACGGACTACCTGGATGCCAGCCTCATCACGGTCATGCAGATCCACCTGACTGAGCCCCCTGGTATGGCCTGAAGGACCTGGTCTAAGCACCCTTCCATTGTGTAGTGTTTTCTTGAGCGTTGTCTAATGTGGTCGTCCTTTTGAGAATGCCTTTTGTTTAAAAACTTCTCATCTGTCCTCCTAGGCGATGTCCTGGTGTTCTTGACTGGTCAGGAAGAGATCGACACAGCCTGTGAGATCCTTTATGAGAGGATGAAGTCGCTGGGGCCTGATGTACCAGAGCTGATCATCCTACCTGTCTACTCAGCCCTGCCCAGTGAGATGCAGACCCGAATCTTTGATCCTGCACCTCCTGGAAGCAGAAAGGTAacctttaattaaaaaaaataaagaacttTGGTAAAATGTCAAAGGACCCAATGCAGAGCCCTGGGGGACACCggtttggtttcaaagcaacttAAAGATTCTCATTTGAATCACTATACAAGGTTTGACATCTGGGGCTTTAATTTCCCTGTCTTTAGGTGGTCATTGCCACTAACATTGCTGAGACGTCTCTGACCATTGACGGTATCTACTACGTGGTGGACCCTGGCTTTGTGAAGCAAAAGGTGTACAACTCCAAGACAGGCATCGATCAGCTGGTGGTGACTCCCATCTCACAGGTTGGTATCTAACGATACAGTGTACCCAGGTGTTCTCATATTCCTATGTTGTCTACACAGTTTTGAAGGACATTTCCCTGGGTCTGTGTTGATGTATTGACACCTGACGAATGATTGCACGTTCTTAGGCCCAAGCCAAACAGCGTGCTGGCAGAGCTGGAAGGACAGGCCCAGGAAAGACCTACAGGCTGTACACTGAGAGAGCCTACAGAGATGAGATGCTCACCACCAACGTGCCTGAGATCCAGAGGACCAACTTGGCCAGCACTGTGCTCTCCCTCAAGGTACAGCCAACATCCACAAACTCTGTATAATATATCCATAAAACCAAACGcaatgtttttattattttgtactCTTCTTTATTCAAGCAGTGAATCACTTAAGGTTGTAATTTACTGTGTTTTCAGAAGGCCTATGGGGGGTTAAAAACACTAAATCACTGTCTCAAGTGGCTTATTGCTTTTATAAAACGGCTACTCTTGACTACCAAGTAAGATTTCACAAAATAAAACACAGCAACGTAAATACAGTCATTTATTAAAAACATAATCATTCTTCCTCCAAGCAATATAGTTCCTTCAGACAGCAAAatggttgccaagcaacacaggCTAGCATGACTAGTCAGGCTTTAagaatcgggggggggggggggggggagggaatgttTATCGTTATCTGGACTTTGCCATTAATTGTGAAAGTAATGTTTGATCGTAAAAGCCCTCCTCTTTTCTGGTACTGTACAGAGGTGTTTGACATCAGGTCTAAACAGACCAATTAGTCTGTTTCAACGGTCCCGGTTTAATTTCTTGACTTTCCCAGCTCTTCGATTTCTCTGCCATTAACTTCAGCGTGTCTTCTAGTTGTTTGATCCTGTAAATCTATTTAAACCACTCATCCCTGCTTAGCCTCGCAAATTCATAGAGAATGAACTATGAAATCTGACATCGTCAACTTTTACATTCATGGTGCGTTCGTTCTAATTGAATCGTTATGcagtcacaggtgtgtgtgttagagtacaTATTGTATTTTATGTTTGCTGTGAGCCGATCAGGATCAAGGACTGGAATTTTGAGTTTTATAATTAGTGGTAACTTTGTCACCTTCCTTTTTCTTCACCCAGGCTATGGGCATCAACGACCTGCTGTCGTTTGACTTCATGGACGCTCCTCCCATGGAGACCCTGATCACAGCCATGGAGCAGCTGTACACCCTGGGAGCTCTGGACGATGAGGGCTTACTCACACGCCTGGGGAGAAGGGTGAGTTGTAGTACGGAACATGAATTTCAAGGGATTTGCAGGGATATCACCTACCCTTGGGTTTAATGGATACATGCTCAGATAGGTAGTGTCTTCATTAGTCACTTGACAGATGACTCAAGATATTGAGTCGGATTATTATGATAATAATTGAGGAATTCTTTTCCTTCCTCAGATGGCTGAGTTTCCTCTGGAGCCCATGCTGTGTAAGATGCTGATCATGTCTGTCCACCTGGGCTGCAGTGAGGAGATGCTCACCATCGTCTCCATGCTGTCTGTGCAGAACGTCTTCTACAGGCCCAAGGTTCGTACACAGGCCATTAACATTATAGTTTAATGGTGGATAGATATAGTGAGCTTTTCACTGTTCACAAAGATtaaccacacgcacacctctGCGTAGTCGAGTTGACGATTTTCTGAAAGTCTGTGTACTCTCTGTAACTCAGGACAAGCAAGCCTTGGCTGACCAGAAGAAGGCCAAGTTCCATCAGCCTGAGGGAGACCATCTGACCCTGCTGGCGGTGTATAACTCCTGGAAGAACAACAAGTTCTCCAACCCCTGGTGCTATGAGAACTTTATCCAAGCCCGCTCCCTGCGCCGCGCTCAGGACATCCGCAAACAGATGCTGGGTATCATGGACAGGTATGGAACCTGAAATGAGATCATCACAGTTCCTTTTCATTCAAACTCACTGTGGTACTTTTCGTTAAGCAACTGTCCTGTCATCCTCTCAGACACAAGCTGGACGTCGTGTCTTGTGGGAAAGCTACAGTGCGGGTCCAGAAGGCCATCTGCAGTGGGTTCTTCCGGAACGCGGCCAAGAAGGATCCTCAGGAGGGCTACCGTACCCTCATCGACCAACAGGTGGTGTACATCCACCCTTCCAGTGCCCTGTTTAACCGTCAGCCTGAGTGGTGAGTTCTCCAtcttttcacccccccccccctttttttgttTAGCCATCCAATGCATTGAATGACATGGATATCAATCCTTTGTGCTTTCATAAATATTTCTCCTTTTTGTCCAGGGTGGTGTACCACGAGCTGGTGCTGACCACCAAGGAGTACATGAGGGAGGTGACCACCATCGACCCTCGCTGGCTGGTGGAGTTCTCACCAGCCTTCTTCAAGGTGTCCGACCCCACACGCCTCAGCAAGCAGAAGAAGCAACAGCGCCTGGAGCCCCTGTACAACCGCTACGAGGAGCCCAACGCCTGGAGGATCTCTCGGGCCTTCAGAAGGCGTTAAAAGTCTCCTTCTcaaacacacgctcatacaATCGGGAAATGTTGTGATGTGCTGTTGTCTGCTCCTCCCTGTAAAATGCTATTGGTGAAGCATTCATTGACGTTGTTAGActtgtaaatgtattttgtttgcATTTTTAACCTACTTTTTATAATTTGCCTAAATGATGTATTTGTTCAGACTTCCACACTTGTATATACATTGATTAGAGTCGGGATTAGTTTAGTTTTGATGGTTTAATAATGTTGCCTCTGAAAAATCAATTTTATGATTCAGACTGCTATGACTACCCAGGGAATATGCAACAACTTTCCATCAAAAATATTTTGAACTATATTTTATAGGGTAAAAATAGATCTGACTCACTTGCATATTTTTGTTTCACATTTATAGATTGCTTAACTGTGAAATCCCCAAAATGTTTCTCATTAATAAATATTGGATTCTCTTGGCTTATTGTGACGATTTCgattttttttacttaaataATTAGAAGTATAAAATGATTACAATTTAAGTTTGTGTCTTATGTTAACCTATTGTAATTCATGTTAAgtacattaattaaataatGGGTTGAGCACGACGACCCAATGAACACTGCTGTAGCAACATTACGTAGCCGGAAGTGGGGTTCACGCATTTCGGGAGCAAAACAAACCGAGAtgatggaggggatggaggaactAAAACGTCTCGAATATCTTTCCCTAGTTTCTAAAGTATGCACAGAATTGGAAAATCATCTGGGAATTAGTGAGAAAGATCTTGGTATGTTTAACGGTGATTCAAAAGGGCGCAGTGTCCTATTTATTTACGAAATCAATATTTCTATCTAGCGACGTCGTTAGTGTTGCCAGTAGAGATCAAGGTGTCCATTGCTAGCATGCTAATCGTTAGCTAGTTTGTAATGTTTGTTGTGATTATGTTTTTTCTCTCTAGCTGAGTTCGTTATCAACCTAGCAGAAAAGCAACCAACATTTGATGGCTTTAAACGGATTTTGGTCAAAAATGGAGCTGACTTCTCTGTAAGAGTGTTTCCCTACTTTACAACATTGTAGCCTACGTATCCTACTGTATTGTATACCAAAttaaaaatcattttatttgacGTCTCCTACAGGACTCCCTCATCGGCAATTTGCTTAGAGTTATTCAAACCATGCAGCCATCCGCTAACATCAAAAGTAAGTTATATGATGGTTTGGTTGAGCGCTAAATTGATGGTATGGTAGGTAACATACTGACGGATCCTTGGTTTGTTCATAGCCACTGAGCCTGCCAAGCCGAAGAGTAAGAAGGATAAAATGAGGGAAATGTTCCCTGGATTGTGCAAGCCTGACAATCCTCCTCCCAGGGTACGTCTCACTTTAA includes:
- the LOC136950225 gene encoding ATP-dependent RNA helicase DHX8, producing the protein MADIGVEDLEQLEYLSLVSKVCTELDNHLGISDKDLAEFVISLAEKQPTFEGFKSLLLKNGAEFTDSLVSNLLRLIQTMRPPSKASSSKVSEPVVKQKNEKDKLKELFPALCRPNEPIPKGMLDDDDVKIAADVMKELEMFMPSVSGSDSKSKSKSDRKRRHSRSRSRSKDRDRDRRRRHRSRSRSRSRSRDHTRHRDRDRDRERDRDRDHSKKHSSRWADRTPSPRRDRDRDVDKHSEDRWKDKHVDRPPPEEPSVGDIYNGKITSIMQFGCFVQLEGLRKRWEGLVHISELRREGRVANVADVVTKGQRVKIKVLSFTGSKTSLSMKDVDQETGEDLNPNRRRNTGPDGHEETAMRNPDRPSNLNLGHAPEVEDDTLERKRLTKISDPEKWEIKQMIAANVLSKEEFPDFDEETGILPKVDDEEDEDLEIELVEEEPPFLRGHTKQSMDMSPVKIVKNPDGSLSQAAMMQSALAKERREVKQAQREAEMDSIPMGLNKHWVDPLPDVDGRQIAANMRGIGMMPNDIPEWKKHAFGGNKASYGKKTQLSILEQRESLPIYKLKEQLIQAVHDNQILIVIGETGSGKTTQITQYLAEAGYTTRGKIGCTQPRRVAAMSVAKRVSEEYGCCLGQEVGYTIRFEDCTSPETVIKYMTDGMLLRECLIDPDLGQYAIIMLDEAHERTIHTDVLFGLLKKTVMKRKDMKLIVTSATLDAVKFSQYFYEAPIFTIPGRTYPVEVLYTKEPETDYLDASLITVMQIHLTEPPGDVLVFLTGQEEIDTACEILYERMKSLGPDVPELIILPVYSALPSEMQTRIFDPAPPGSRKVVIATNIAETSLTIDGIYYVVDPGFVKQKVYNSKTGIDQLVVTPISQAQAKQRAGRAGRTGPGKTYRLYTERAYRDEMLTTNVPEIQRTNLASTVLSLKAMGINDLLSFDFMDAPPMETLITAMEQLYTLGALDDEGLLTRLGRRMAEFPLEPMLCKMLIMSVHLGCSEEMLTIVSMLSVQNVFYRPKDKQALADQKKAKFHQPEGDHLTLLAVYNSWKNNKFSNPWCYENFIQARSLRRAQDIRKQMLGIMDRHKLDVVSCGKATVRVQKAICSGFFRNAAKKDPQEGYRTLIDQQVVYIHPSSALFNRQPEWVVYHELVLTTKEYMREVTTIDPRWLVEFSPAFFKVSDPTRLSKQKKQQRLEPLYNRYEEPNAWRISRAFRRR